A window from Pongo abelii isolate AG06213 chromosome 6, NHGRI_mPonAbe1-v2.0_pri, whole genome shotgun sequence encodes these proteins:
- the ZNF853 gene encoding zinc finger protein 853 isoform X1: MLHQPTPGNRGLTARMEVGPATETFVLELRCLEDGGPGPDTLSGGSGGSESQEEEEPQEGSSSPQRPAVSAPVGASEIAEETRPGQRELQLQQLEQQPELQQQPQHEQLQQPQPHLELQQQPQQDGQQQLSQLQQEKHQSMHHQELKPELQLMHQQQQLQPHQVQEQQLLQQQQEQLQPQQEQLQPQQAQEQQVLQQQEQLQQQVQEEQLLQQQQEQLQQQQLLQQQEQLQQQQFQQQQEQLQQQQLLLLQQQEQLQQQLLQQQQAQLQQQLLEQQQAQLQQQLLLQQQEQLQQQQQQQLLQQQQKQLQQQQLQPPPLEPEEEEEVELELMPVDLGSEQELEQQRQELERQQELERQQEQRQLQLKLQEELQQLEQQLEQQQQQLEQQEVQLELTPVELGAQQQEVQLELTPVQPELQLELVPAAGGGGAAVPGAPAAVVVAPPGYVVVQELMVLPAVAAPAVVAIPGPAGSAALTPARQRRRRRARDRPTICGECGKGFSRSTDLVRHQATHTGERPHRCGECGKGFSQHSNLVTHQRIHTGEKPYACSYCAKRFSESSALVQHQRTHTGERPYACGDCGKRFSVSSNLLRHRRTHSGERPYVCEDCGERFRHKVQIRRHERQLHGAGRSRGLGLLRASRPAALGGPARTEQAATATAPADKAL; this comes from the exons ATGCTCCACCAG CCGACTCCCGGGAATCGGGGTCTGACCGCCAGGATGGAAGTGGGACCAGCCACCGAGACCTTCGTGCTGGAACTTCGATGTCTTGAGGATGGGGGCCCAGGGCCTGACACCCTCTCAG GTGGCAGCGGTGGGAGCGAGAgtcaggaggaggaagagccccAGGAGGGGAGCAGCAGTCCACAGCGGCCAGCAGTCTCGGCCCCAGTGGGTGCCAGTGAAATCGCTGAGGAAACCCGGCCGGGACAACGGGAGTTGCAACTGCAGCAGTTAGAACAGCAGCCTGAGCTGCAGCAACAGCCGCAGCATGAGCAGCTGCAACAGCCGCAGCCACACCTAGAACTGCAACAGCAGCCGCAGCAAGATGGGCAACAACAGCTGTCTCAACTACAACAGGAAAAACACCAATCCATGCACCATCAGGAACTGAAACCAGAACTGCAGCTAATGCACCAGCAGCAACAGTTACAGCCACACCAAGTGCAAGAGCAACAGCTgttgcagcagcagcaggagcagttACAGCCACAGCAGGAGCAGTTACAGCCGCAGCAAGCACAAGAGCAACAGGTGTTGCAGCAGCAGGAACAGCTACAGCAGCAAGTGCAAGAGGAACAGCTGTTACAGCAACAGCAGGAACAGTTACAACAGCAGCAGCTGCTACAACAGCAGGAACAATTACAGCAGCAACAGTTTCAACAGCAGCAGGAACAGTTACAGCAGCAGCAGCTACTGTTGCTACAGCAGCAGGAACAGTTACAGCAGCAACTGTTGCAGCAGCAGCAGGCACAGTTACAACAGCAGCTGCTGGAACAGCAGCAGGCACAGTTACAGCAGCAGCTACTGCTGCAGCAGCAGGAACAgttacagcagcagcagcaacagcagctgtTGCAACAGCAGCAGAAACAATTGCAACAGCAACAACTGCAGCCTCCTCCCCTGGagcctgaggaggaggaagaggtggagcTGGAGCTCATGCCGGTGGACCTGGGGTCAGAGCAGGAGCTGGAGCAGCAGCGGCAGGAGTTGGAGCGGCAGCAGGAGCTGGAACGGCAGCAGGAACAGCGGCAGCTGCAGCTCAAACTGCAGGAGGAGCTGCAGCAGCTGGAGCAACagctggagcagcagcagcagcagctggagcAGCAGGAGGTGCAGCTGGAGCTGACCCCGGTGGAGCTAGGCGCCCAGCAGCAGGAGGTGCAGCTGGAGCTGACCCCGGTGCAGCCGGAGCTGCAGCTGGAACTGGTGCCAGCCGCAGGGGGCGGCGGAGCGGCGGTCCCGGGGGCTCCAGCCGCGGTCGTGGTGGCTCCCCCGGGCTACGTGGTGGTGCAGGAGCTCATGGTGCTGCCCGCCGTGGCAGCGCCGGCCGTGGTGGCCATCCCGGGCCCGGCAGGCAGCGCGGCGTTGACCCCTGCACGGCAGCGGCGGCGACGGCGCGCTCGGGACCGGCCGACCATCTGCGGGGAGTGCGGCAAGGGCTTCAGCCGCAGCACGGACCTGGTGCGCCACCAGGCCACGCACACGGGTGAGCGGCCACACCGCTGCGGCGAGTGCGGCAAGGGCTTCTCGCAGCACTCGAATCTGGTGACGCACCAACGCATCCACACGGGCGAGAAACCCTACGCCTGCTCCTACTGCGCCAAGCGCTTCAGCGAGAGCTCGGCGCTCGTGCAGCACCAGCGCACGCACACCGGGGAGCGACCCTACGCCTGCGGGGACTGTGGCAAGCGCTTTAGCGTTTCCTCCAACCTGCTGCGCCACCGGCGCACGCACTCGGGCGAGAGGCCCTACGTGTGCGAGGACTGCGGCGAGCGCTTCCGACACAAGGTACAGATCCGCCGCCACGAGCGCCAGCTGCATGGCGCGGGCCGCTCCAGGGGCCTCGGCCTGCTGCGCGCCTCGCGGCCCGCGGCCCTCGGTGGCCCAGCCCGCACGGAGCAGGCCGCTACGGCCACTGCGCCCGCAGACAAGGCGCTGTGA
- the ZNF853 gene encoding zinc finger protein 853 isoform X2 encodes MEVGPATETFVLELRCLEDGGPGPDTLSGGSGGSESQEEEEPQEGSSSPQRPAVSAPVGASEIAEETRPGQRELQLQQLEQQPELQQQPQHEQLQQPQPHLELQQQPQQDGQQQLSQLQQEKHQSMHHQELKPELQLMHQQQQLQPHQVQEQQLLQQQQEQLQPQQEQLQPQQAQEQQVLQQQEQLQQQVQEEQLLQQQQEQLQQQQLLQQQEQLQQQQFQQQQEQLQQQQLLLLQQQEQLQQQLLQQQQAQLQQQLLEQQQAQLQQQLLLQQQEQLQQQQQQQLLQQQQKQLQQQQLQPPPLEPEEEEEVELELMPVDLGSEQELEQQRQELERQQELERQQEQRQLQLKLQEELQQLEQQLEQQQQQLEQQEVQLELTPVELGAQQQEVQLELTPVQPELQLELVPAAGGGGAAVPGAPAAVVVAPPGYVVVQELMVLPAVAAPAVVAIPGPAGSAALTPARQRRRRRARDRPTICGECGKGFSRSTDLVRHQATHTGERPHRCGECGKGFSQHSNLVTHQRIHTGEKPYACSYCAKRFSESSALVQHQRTHTGERPYACGDCGKRFSVSSNLLRHRRTHSGERPYVCEDCGERFRHKVQIRRHERQLHGAGRSRGLGLLRASRPAALGGPARTEQAATATAPADKAL; translated from the exons ATGGAAGTGGGACCAGCCACCGAGACCTTCGTGCTGGAACTTCGATGTCTTGAGGATGGGGGCCCAGGGCCTGACACCCTCTCAG GTGGCAGCGGTGGGAGCGAGAgtcaggaggaggaagagccccAGGAGGGGAGCAGCAGTCCACAGCGGCCAGCAGTCTCGGCCCCAGTGGGTGCCAGTGAAATCGCTGAGGAAACCCGGCCGGGACAACGGGAGTTGCAACTGCAGCAGTTAGAACAGCAGCCTGAGCTGCAGCAACAGCCGCAGCATGAGCAGCTGCAACAGCCGCAGCCACACCTAGAACTGCAACAGCAGCCGCAGCAAGATGGGCAACAACAGCTGTCTCAACTACAACAGGAAAAACACCAATCCATGCACCATCAGGAACTGAAACCAGAACTGCAGCTAATGCACCAGCAGCAACAGTTACAGCCACACCAAGTGCAAGAGCAACAGCTgttgcagcagcagcaggagcagttACAGCCACAGCAGGAGCAGTTACAGCCGCAGCAAGCACAAGAGCAACAGGTGTTGCAGCAGCAGGAACAGCTACAGCAGCAAGTGCAAGAGGAACAGCTGTTACAGCAACAGCAGGAACAGTTACAACAGCAGCAGCTGCTACAACAGCAGGAACAATTACAGCAGCAACAGTTTCAACAGCAGCAGGAACAGTTACAGCAGCAGCAGCTACTGTTGCTACAGCAGCAGGAACAGTTACAGCAGCAACTGTTGCAGCAGCAGCAGGCACAGTTACAACAGCAGCTGCTGGAACAGCAGCAGGCACAGTTACAGCAGCAGCTACTGCTGCAGCAGCAGGAACAgttacagcagcagcagcaacagcagctgtTGCAACAGCAGCAGAAACAATTGCAACAGCAACAACTGCAGCCTCCTCCCCTGGagcctgaggaggaggaagaggtggagcTGGAGCTCATGCCGGTGGACCTGGGGTCAGAGCAGGAGCTGGAGCAGCAGCGGCAGGAGTTGGAGCGGCAGCAGGAGCTGGAACGGCAGCAGGAACAGCGGCAGCTGCAGCTCAAACTGCAGGAGGAGCTGCAGCAGCTGGAGCAACagctggagcagcagcagcagcagctggagcAGCAGGAGGTGCAGCTGGAGCTGACCCCGGTGGAGCTAGGCGCCCAGCAGCAGGAGGTGCAGCTGGAGCTGACCCCGGTGCAGCCGGAGCTGCAGCTGGAACTGGTGCCAGCCGCAGGGGGCGGCGGAGCGGCGGTCCCGGGGGCTCCAGCCGCGGTCGTGGTGGCTCCCCCGGGCTACGTGGTGGTGCAGGAGCTCATGGTGCTGCCCGCCGTGGCAGCGCCGGCCGTGGTGGCCATCCCGGGCCCGGCAGGCAGCGCGGCGTTGACCCCTGCACGGCAGCGGCGGCGACGGCGCGCTCGGGACCGGCCGACCATCTGCGGGGAGTGCGGCAAGGGCTTCAGCCGCAGCACGGACCTGGTGCGCCACCAGGCCACGCACACGGGTGAGCGGCCACACCGCTGCGGCGAGTGCGGCAAGGGCTTCTCGCAGCACTCGAATCTGGTGACGCACCAACGCATCCACACGGGCGAGAAACCCTACGCCTGCTCCTACTGCGCCAAGCGCTTCAGCGAGAGCTCGGCGCTCGTGCAGCACCAGCGCACGCACACCGGGGAGCGACCCTACGCCTGCGGGGACTGTGGCAAGCGCTTTAGCGTTTCCTCCAACCTGCTGCGCCACCGGCGCACGCACTCGGGCGAGAGGCCCTACGTGTGCGAGGACTGCGGCGAGCGCTTCCGACACAAGGTACAGATCCGCCGCCACGAGCGCCAGCTGCATGGCGCGGGCCGCTCCAGGGGCCTCGGCCTGCTGCGCGCCTCGCGGCCCGCGGCCCTCGGTGGCCCAGCCCGCACGGAGCAGGCCGCTACGGCCACTGCGCCCGCAGACAAGGCGCTGTGA